A stretch of DNA from Bdellovibrionota bacterium:
CTTCGAGAAGAAGCACTTTCAGAGCAAATTGGTGATGCTCTTCGTGGGATAGCTCTCCCTACGGACGCGTACGAGAAAATGCTCTCTGAATGGGCCAAGGAACGGAACGAATCTCGCCACCAAAGGGCTGACCTAGAAAAGATGGCCGCCGACGAGCTTGCCAGCCTAAAAGGCAAGCTCGATCGGCTACTCGATGCTCACGTAAACGGCGTGGTCGACACCTCGGAGTACGTTGCGAAGAAAGAGTCACTGCTCAATCGAAAGGTGAGCATCGAGCAGCGTTTGAGCCAATTTGACGGGTCAGCCCTTTCGTCGCTCGAACTCGCAAAGGAATTTCTCGAATCGGCCCACCAGGCGGGTCCGGTCGCGAAAGACGAAAACCAAAAAGCCAAAAAGGAATTCTTCGAAAAAGTTGGGTCGAACCGGTTCCTCAAAAACCGAAAAATCAGTTTTTCCCACAACATGCCATGGGCCATCTTGACCCGAAACCGCGAATTGTCAGAGTGGTGCCCCGAGTAGGAATCGAACCTACATCTTAAGCTCCGGAGGCTTACATTCTATCCGTTGAACTATCGGGGCGTCGGTCGGACGTGAGTATCAAATTCCCTGTCGCACTCCAAGCCTAAAGGAAGAAACCCGATTTCAGGTACCTCTTTGCCGGGGGTTGAGCGGATTCTTCTTCGCAAACTCTTCAATCAGTTCTTTCGACCGGCGATCGAGATCTTTCGGAATCACGATTTGAATCCGGGCGTAGTGATCCCCCCGTCCGCCGTCGCGGCGATACACGCCTTTTCCTTTTAACCGAAGTTGCACGCCGCTCGAGGTACCCGGTGGAAGTTTAGCATGAGAAAGACCGTCGACGGTCGACACCTCGATTGTGGAACCCAACGCCGCTTCCGCCAATGTAACCGGCACGTCGGCGACGATATCGCTCCCTTTCCGCTCAAGCGTCGGATGAGGTTGAATCCGCAACGTGATGTAGAGATCTCCGCGCGAACTCCGCTTGCCTTGCGCGCCCCCCTTCCCTGCGAGCCGGATCTGTTGGCCGTTTTCCACGCCCGCCGGAATTTTCACGCTCAACCGCTCGCCGCCGACATTTACTTGGACGTCCCCTCCCTTTACGGCGGTCAAAAAATCGATCTCCAATTCGGACGTCGCGTCCGCGCCCCCTCCCGTCGATTCGAACGATTCGAACGGCACGTGGCCATGAGCGCCGGGCCCCGCCCCGCCACCGAACATCGAACCGAAGATGTCCTCCAGGCCGCCGAAATCAAAATTGAACCCGCCCTGCCCCGAGGAAAAATGATAGACCCGCTGGCCCGGTCGCGGCCGAAAACCTCCTCCGAAGAACTGGGAGAAATCAAAACCGGACTGAAAGCCGTCCGGCCCGATGGCGTCGTATTGGCGGCGCTTGTCCGCGTCGCTCAAAACCGCGTATGCCTCGGTGATTTCCTTGAACTTGTCCTCGGCCTGTTTGTTCCCGGGATTGAAGTCGGGGTGGTACTGTTTGGCGAGCTTCCGATATGCCTTCTTAATTTGGTCGTTCGTGGCGGAGCGTTCCACACCTAACAACTTGTAGTAATCTTTCCCTTTCATTTCGGATTAACCTCACAAAGCCTTTCGCATCGGATTCTTTTGATTCGCCGCGGCCGCTAGGCATTGCAAGATTTTTCGGGCCACATTCACTCCCGTAGCCGCCTCCACTCCTTCCAACCCCGGCGAGGAATTCACCTCGATCACCTTCGGCCCTTCGTGCGATTCCAAGAGATCGACGCCGGCGATTTGAAGACCGACGATCTTGGTCGCCTGTTTCGCCATTCGTTCATATTCTTTCGGCAGCTCCACCGGCGTTCCGATCCCTCCGCGGTGAATGTTCGAGCGAAATTCACCGAGACGCGCCTGCCTCCGCATCGCCGCCACCACTTGGCCGCCGACGACGATCACGCGAATATCCCGACCGACCGACTCTTTGACGCATTCTTGGATCAAAATATCCTGTCCCAGGCTCCAGAGCGTATCCAGCGTCGACTCGATCGTTTGCATCGTCTCCGCCAGCATGACGCCGACACCCTGCGTTCCGCTCAAGAGCTTTAGAATCACCGGAAAGCCGCCCACCATCTCCACGGCACTCGGGATGTCGATCGGCTTTCGAACGACAACGGTCCTCGGAATATCAATATCGTGCCGACTCATCAGTTGAATGCAGCGGAGCTTGTTGCGCGTGCGGATGATGGAGATCGAATTGTTGACGACGGGCACCCCCATCATCTCAAACTGCGAGACCACGGCGAGGGCGTAGTTGGTGATCGACGCTCCGATCCGGGTCGTGACGACATCGCACTGATCCGCCTTTCGGCCGTTGCGATAGAGCATCGGCGTGGCCCGGCCGAGCACGATATCGAAGTCGAGCGGATCGGAGACCGTGAGTTTGTACCGAAGGCGCTTCGCTTCTTCGCGAAACCGTCGATTGGAATAGTTCGCCCTGCTTCGGGCCAGGATCTTGATCCGCATCGGTCGGTTAATGTAGGCCCTTTCCAGTACCCGTCAATGACCGCTAGTCCCGGCTTGGCTCTCTAAGGCGTGCCAGTCAAAGGGACTCTCCTGAACGGTTCCGTCCCGCCCGATCTGAATTCGGTGCACGGAAAATGCGGCGTCGACGAAGCTCTTTCGAAACGACCGGACCGTTTGAATGGCGTCGCGCACGCGCTTGAATGCGTCCTCCAGCGCGAGATCCCCGCTTCGGATCTCCGCGTCGATTTCCTGCAAGCGTTCCTCTATGTTTCGGATGTCTTCAAGATCTGTGTGACCTGACACGCGAGACCTCCTTCGTACAGACGGACCGATACCTGTTCGCCGCGATGAACCTGACCGCTCCGCTTGACGATTTGGCCGCCCTCTCGGCTCACCACGCTGTACCCCCGAGCCAAAATGGACAACGGATTGAGCATACTTAGATTGCTGACACTCTTCTCAAAACGGAGTTTGCGCGGCACCATCAATTTCGCCAAGAAAATGCGGAGCCGATCATACGCACGCGACACTCGGTCGCCCTCCCGATCTTTCCGCTCGCGCAGGCGATCGACCATCCGCTCCACGGCGGTGTCCAGCCGTTGCATGCGGCTTTCAATCAACACGCGCGGATCGCGAAGCGGCGCCGCGCGATTGAGCTCTTTCAGCCGGGCCGCCGCCAGCTCCCATTGGCGGTGCAAATCGTGAACGATATTTCGGATTAAAGATTCGACCCGCTGGCGGAGAATGCCCAGATTCGGCACGACTAACTCCGCCGCTTGCGAGGGAGTGGCCGCCCGGACGTCGGCGACAAAATCCGAAATCGTGAAATCAGTTTGGTGCCCCACGGCGGAAATCAACGGTAGCCTTGAAGCGACGATGCTTCTCGCGACGATTTCCTCGTTGAACGCCCATAAATCCTCAATCGATCCGCCGCCGCGCCCGGCAATCAGAACTTCCAAACCGTGGTTAGGCCGATTGGCTTCCTCGATGGCCGCAGCGATCTCCTGTGCCGCTCCCTCCCCCTGTACTTTCACGGGAAACAGCAGGAGCTTGACGATCGGGCAGCGGGTCCGGATGACGTGAATCATGTCGCGAATGGCGGCGCCTGTGGGCGACGTGATCAATCCGATCCGTTTCGGAAAGGCGGGGAGTTTCCGCTTTCTTGCAGGATCGAATAGACCTTCCAGTTCCAACTTCTTCTTCAGCTGTTCAAAACGAAGATAGAGCTCTCCCGCGCCTCCCGGCCGGATGGCTTCAATGATGAGCTGGTATTTTCCGCCGGGCGCCCAGACATCCAGCCGGCCCAAAGCCAATACTTCAAGACCTTCCTGGAGTTCAAAATCGATCCGCTGATTGGCGTTCCGAAAGAAGACGCAGTTGAGGACGGCGTTCTCGTCTTTGAGGAAGAAATACATGTGCCCCGACTGGTTCCGACCCTTAAAATTCGAAATCTCCCCTTTGATCCAGATGCTCGACTTTCCGAAACGGGCGTGGATGAGCGATTTCACCTCCGACGTGATTTCGCTGACGGTGTAGATCGCCTCGTTGAATTGGCGTTCGCCTTCTTCAGGCTCCTCCTGCTGCTGCGAGGCGTATTCGAATAGGTCCATGCGGAGGCCGGAGCCTACACCAGCCGCCGCGGAACGAAAAGTCGCGTCGGAGTTGATTTCCTAGCTTCGAGCCTCGCTTTAACCCGCGCGCTGACGGGTTCGGCGCTCGGCCTGCGTCGCTTTGCGCACTTCCTCTTCGGCCACGGCGATGAGTTTCGCTTCGCTCAGACCCGATTCCATCTTCCCCAACCCCGCGTGATACGCGGTCGCCCGGTTTCGGCCGGCGCGTTTGGATTCGTAGAGAGCACGATCCGCCTTTTCGATTAAATCCTCCCGGCTTTCCGAATCATCGGGAAATTCCGCCAGGCCGACTGAAAGCGTCACCCGCAACGTGAGCCCCTGACGGACGAACCGCGTCTTTGCGACGGCCTCCACGATTCGCTCGGCCATCCGATAACCGCCGCTCCCGGGCGTGCCGACCAAAATCACGGCGAATTCTTCCCCTCCGTATCGGGCCACGAGGTCGATTTTGCGGACCATTTTTCGCAGCACGCCCCCGATCTCACGCAAGACGAAGTCGCCGACCGGATGCCCGTACTCGTCATTGAACTTCTTGAAGTGATCGATGTCGGCCAGAAGAAGAGTCGTGGAGGACGGATGCCGGCCGGAGCGCTCAAGCTCCGTGGAGAGAAATTCCTGAAACGTCCGGTGATTCGCGAGGCCGGTCAAACCGTCGGTCGTGGCGCGCCGCTCCAGCTCCTGCACCATGCGTGCGTTCTTCAGCGATGAAGCCGCCTGCAGCGCCACCACCTCCAGCATCTTGCGCACGCTCTTGGAGAAAGCGTTGTTCTTGCGGCTGGCAAAAAGAATCGCCCCCAGCGGTTCTCCTTTCATTTGAAGCGGCAGCAATAGAACGGAGTCGAAAATCGGTGGAACACGAATCGACTTGGGAAAAAGCGTCGTCTTGCCCTGCCGAAGACGAAAATGGGTGTATGAAAGCGGGGTCTGATTTTTCACGACCCAAGAGACCAACCCGCGCTCGGGCGCGCAGACAAACGTCGCTCCGGTGCATCCCGCCGGAGTCTCCCCGCCTTCCGCAGTGATCCGATTTTCATCCGATTCGGCATCGTAGAGCACGACCGCGCTCCAGTCATAGTGAACGATCTCATGTGTCGACTGAACCAGCGTCTGAACGACATCTTCGACGCGAAGACTCCGGTTAAGCGCCGTGCTCGCGGAGTAAAAATTCGACAATTCCTCTTTGAGATGGAAATACGCGTGCAACGCTTCGGCGTTTTCAATCGCGCGGTTCAGTTGCCGCCCGATTTGGATCACCGTTTCGCACTCGTCATCGGCGAAGGGCGTGGGCTCTAATCGATCCAGAACCAAGGCCCCTTTCAGTTGCCCCGAATCCTCCGTCCGGAGCGGAGCCACCAGGACCGACTGAACCGGCGCCGGACCCTCGTAATACGTGAGCCCGCGCAACGGCTTCGACGAAGAAAAAAGGCGAATCGGAGCGTTTTCGTTCCGCAGAGCCTGAAAAATCCCCTCCGAGGCACGAACCGGCTCTTTGGAAAATCGATCCGACCGCGTGAAATGATCCTTTAAAACAAAAACCTCATCCATTTCATCGAAAAGATAGAGGGCGCACGTGTGCGGCTCGTACGTCCGCTGGACGATTTCGAGAAGGTTTCGAAAGCTTTTCTCCCTCCCACGGAT
This window harbors:
- a CDS encoding RimK family alpha-L-glutamate ligase — translated: MRIKILARSRANYSNRRFREEAKRLRYKLTVSDPLDFDIVLGRATPMLYRNGRKADQCDVVTTRIGASITNYALAVVSQFEMMGVPVVNNSISIIRTRNKLRCIQLMSRHDIDIPRTVVVRKPIDIPSAVEMVGGFPVILKLLSGTQGVGVMLAETMQTIESTLDTLWSLGQDILIQECVKESVGRDIRVIVVGGQVVAAMRRQARLGEFRSNIHRGGIGTPVELPKEYERMAKQATKIVGLQIAGVDLLESHEGPKVIEVNSSPGLEGVEAATGVNVARKILQCLAAAANQKNPMRKAL
- the xseA gene encoding exodeoxyribonuclease VII large subunit, translating into MDLFEYASQQQEEPEEGERQFNEAIYTVSEITSEVKSLIHARFGKSSIWIKGEISNFKGRNQSGHMYFFLKDENAVLNCVFFRNANQRIDFELQEGLEVLALGRLDVWAPGGKYQLIIEAIRPGGAGELYLRFEQLKKKLELEGLFDPARKRKLPAFPKRIGLITSPTGAAIRDMIHVIRTRCPIVKLLLFPVKVQGEGAAQEIAAAIEEANRPNHGLEVLIAGRGGGSIEDLWAFNEEIVARSIVASRLPLISAVGHQTDFTISDFVADVRAATPSQAAELVVPNLGILRQRVESLIRNIVHDLHRQWELAAARLKELNRAAPLRDPRVLIESRMQRLDTAVERMVDRLRERKDREGDRVSRAYDRLRIFLAKLMVPRKLRFEKSVSNLSMLNPLSILARGYSVVSREGGQIVKRSGQVHRGEQVSVRLYEGGLACQVTQILKTSET
- a CDS encoding diguanylate cyclase, which produces MRAVLWANVVTRPLYRFRFAVVASFLFLSSLHPRLGDSWWPLACVPLLAAISLFSYLFLPKTAGTPEGKLARRRLMEGAAAALLAIDLAARTWPQEWLPYLTFPFFLVLVYAGYRWREIAALLVLQGALSLFHAPGGKDGLTLVVSTYLFLVIWTALASVFRLQERKKRKGVLDRLQLYEREASLLEGRSAEMESVLRAADRKKAHLAEMIRGREKSFRNLLEIVQRTYEPHTCALYLFDEMDEVFVLKDHFTRSDRFSKEPVRASEGIFQALRNENAPIRLFSSSKPLRGLTYYEGPAPVQSVLVAPLRTEDSGQLKGALVLDRLEPTPFADDECETVIQIGRQLNRAIENAEALHAYFHLKEELSNFYSASTALNRSLRVEDVVQTLVQSTHEIVHYDWSAVVLYDAESDENRITAEGGETPAGCTGATFVCAPERGLVSWVVKNQTPLSYTHFRLRQGKTTLFPKSIRVPPIFDSVLLLPLQMKGEPLGAILFASRKNNAFSKSVRKMLEVVALQAASSLKNARMVQELERRATTDGLTGLANHRTFQEFLSTELERSGRHPSSTTLLLADIDHFKKFNDEYGHPVGDFVLREIGGVLRKMVRKIDLVARYGGEEFAVILVGTPGSGGYRMAERIVEAVAKTRFVRQGLTLRVTLSVGLAEFPDDSESREDLIEKADRALYESKRAGRNRATAYHAGLGKMESGLSEAKLIAVAEEEVRKATQAERRTRQRAG
- a CDS encoding J domain-containing protein codes for the protein MKGKDYYKLLGVERSATNDQIKKAYRKLAKQYHPDFNPGNKQAEDKFKEITEAYAVLSDADKRRQYDAIGPDGFQSGFDFSQFFGGGFRPRPGQRVYHFSSGQGGFNFDFGGLEDIFGSMFGGGAGPGAHGHVPFESFESTGGGADATSELEIDFLTAVKGGDVQVNVGGERLSVKIPAGVENGQQIRLAGKGGAQGKRSSRGDLYITLRIQPHPTLERKGSDIVADVPVTLAEAALGSTIEVSTVDGLSHAKLPPGTSSGVQLRLKGKGVYRRDGGRGDHYARIQIVIPKDLDRRSKELIEEFAKKNPLNPRQRGT